In the genome of Phycodurus eques isolate BA_2022a chromosome 11, UOR_Pequ_1.1, whole genome shotgun sequence, the window GTATCCATTGTGTGATTTCACTACATTTTGGGGGAAGCTGTTTAAAAACATAACCTCCTCGATGGACATAATACACACAGAAATGAACATCAGTTGTGTAAGAAATGTTCCCAGACTGTTGTGACCAAAGCTATATATCAAACAAAATTGGAGTTTTCCCTCCAATATGGGCCCAGACGATCCACCACGACATCTCCAAAGAGATCCTGCGGTGTTTGCGTCATTCAGTGCGCAAGAAGAGTCGCGAGTTGTGGCAGAACAACTCGTGGCTGCTTCACCGTGACAACtcacctgctcacaatgccttGAGCAATCTGACAATTCTTGGCCGAGTAGAACATCGCTGTGCTGGAGCAACCGTCCTACTCACCTGACTTGGCTCCATGTGATTTTTACTTTTCCTATTTTCCAAGCTCAAGGAGTCATCAAGGGCACCCGTTTTGAAGACAGAAAACGTCAAGATGGTCCAGGAAGAATCTTTacaggagtgcatgaaggcgTAACAGAGAATGCTGTGAATGTGCGTTAGACTCcagagggattactgtacttcGCAgaggaaaacttgtagtttgtagttcctggaacttttctgacacacctcgtacaTGGTCATCATTATGCTACAGCGCTCATacactgaaaacattttaattaaaagacAACAAAGAGTATAACAGGATAAACGATGGCTGACCTTTGTCGGGCTTGCATTTGTGCATTTAATTCGAAGATTCTGTTTATCTCACTTTGAGACTACTTTATTACAAGTTATTCAAGATGGATCTACTATTTTGAATCAACCCGAAAGCTCATGAAAACAAGGTAAGGCATCAACAACATCACACAGCACGCTTCCAATCTTTCACCACAGTGGCCTTTCTCTGTGGACAAAACGAGGTGTCTGGAGGATGGAGAGATCTCCTCAAAAGGTCACTGGCATTACAGACATGAGACAAGTCACCAGAGGTGCTTGTGGTGATTATTTGAAACGCTGTAAATGTGAAACACCGCCTCCGGAATGTGGAAGGTGAATTTTTGCACGTAACTCCCACACACATCAAATGGTTGATAAAAAGCACATCTTCCTTTGGGTGTCATCTCTTCCAATAGTCAGCCGTTCGTTATTCAGTTTGCAATCTTGCAGCTTGCCGAAAGATTTACCACTGTAATGAAAATGTCCATAGATCATAAGTGTGCTCTTCCATACAGGCGGCAAAGTTAATGAGCCACATTTCACTAAGAAGTCGATtttatgtattcttttttttttttagaaaatgaaaatgaaactgacagtcatttccaataatatcaatacattttggaacaattggtaaataactaattgcctttGGAACGCCCCTCTTTCATCACCAAAATCACCCCCCAActccatgtcttggtgtgacgtcCGTGGCAGAAGTGGAGACAAAATTCACTGCGTAGCCAGTGTGGAAAAAAGAAAGTACCCTcgtataaagtggcagtatttagtcatattttatatatcgttGCTGTTGGGTAGAATCTCCTCATCTCCAAAATTTtgacttttcaggaaataaaaaaagaaataaaagagacAGCTTGCTTTATTTTCCAAACACTGATTTGTTCCAGTTTTTaatataccttatattgctggCATATATCATTTCACTCTCACAGGAAcaagccaatggcagggcacatagaaacaaacaagcattcgcactcacagtcatgcctacgggcaacttagagtctccaattcatgcatgtttttgggatgtgggaggaaaccggagtgcccggagaaaacccacgcaggcacggggagaacatgcaaactccacacaggcggggccggggattgaacccgggtcctcagaactgtgaggctgacgctctaaccagtcgaccaccgtgcctgTATTTGActggagtatttatttttctggtgagattttacttttactccttacttttaaacacaaatatctgtgctttctactccttacattttaaaaatcgttacttttaaaacattctaAAGTTACCGACAATTCGACGTAAAAGGCAGAATGCCGAAAAACAGGAACCCGAAAGTAGAGGTCAGCACATTGGAGATAGCACATTGATGGGAGATTGCACACATTCGTTTGATCCGCATGCCTACGGCAACGCTTAGCTACTGGGGGCAAAGTATCGGTACATTCCATGTAGCTACgctagtgggggcaaagtgtCGGCGGATTCCACGTTTGTGGACGACGGGTCGGAAACCAAAAGATcaaggatgcctgcacattgtgctgcgtaCAGTTGCACACACGTAGTACAATCACTCCGAATGGGAATAAAAGAAGAAtatttttgggctcttttttttttccaaaagtgcACCTGCAATGACTGAACcttgctagtttttttttttttttttttttagaaagctaGCTTGTTGAAGTCTGACTCGCTGGCAGTAACGATATTGACATGATTTCAATCACGTCACGTTTGAACATTGACAtatcatataatatataatactgCCAAAGCAAAACCGTAATAAAAACCCTAACTGAAAATAGCCACAATTTGCTCATGTGCGACTTCTTTTACTTTAGTCCTTTCGTGTAGACACAATGTTTTATAGAACTCATTAGAGCTCAGGAGACCGTCTGCTATTGCGTGTCTGTCCACAGTTAATAACCGCAGGACAGGTGACTGACTATCTTTTGAAAGTAGTCCAAACGGAAGGATTCCAAACGAAtgaacgtgtgcgtgtgtgtcacgtGACAGCGGTACACGGAGCCAGTTTGCGAGTGGGCGTGCTGTCTTGTGGGGGTTTGTTTGAATGAGCAGCGGGCGCACACCGGAGCCACCACAATGCCCGTCGGCGCCTTTTTATCCCCGCAATGAATCCTTACAATGAAACCAGAAGCGCCGAACCTTACCTTTTTGCTTTTGCCACCTACAAACTTCTCGCCTTCGCCATCGGAACCATTGGCGTCTTTGGCTTCTGCAACAACGTTCTTGTCATTCTACTTTACTGCAAATTCAAGAGACTTCGGACACCGACCAATTTGTTACTCGTCAACATAAGTTTGAGTGATTTGCTGGTTTCTGTCGTCGGGATAAACTTCACATTTGTTTCGTGCGTCAAAGGTGGCTGGATCTGGAGCCAAGCAACATGCGTGTGGGACGGCTTCAGTAACAGTTTATTCGGTAAGACTGACATTCTTCAATACAATCTATCATTATTGTTTCCCCTTACTACTTTTGTCGGTCGTTAAGGTTAATGCATTTGCACCcttttaaccctaaccctaaccctctctGCTAAATCATAGCGTACATCTCCTCTTTGGAGCAATATTCCGAAACCATGGTTCTTACTTAATGCCAATTGTATCTTGTTTGATCAACCTAATGTTGTTGTGTTAAACGAGCAAATTGCCCCTGTGTCAAAGAGCCTAATTGACAAACAgatattcaaattttcttttttttctttttttttttttttttttttaggcgtgGTGTGTTgtgtggatataaaaggtcaaAGCCAGAGTGAttctccatcatcatcatcatcatcacttatCTCCCCTCCAGATCTCCTCCATCATAGAATTTGTGATGTGAATATGGTTTTAGTCTCTGTCAGTATCGAGCCACACTCAAAACGGCCTTCAAGATATCTTATTCATAACAAGATGTATAGACTAGAGAATATTCCATgcataatgttttttaaataataattttgtaataataattgtttaataATATTTCTTTTAATATAATAAGTTATTATCATAGTTTTCTATGCACACGACATTCAATACATTCTATTGCTTTATGCATGGGAATGCTTTTGACGTGCTCATCTGGCCTCCAGCGTGTTGGTAAAGTGTGAATGAATTTACAGGGGTCGTCTTGACAGATCCGCCCAGGCTGTcaaagaattatagttcaggaGGGTTGATGCGCAATGATACGCCCATCACCACAAACTGTTATTTATTTGCAGAGTAATCATGTGGCATGCTGGTTGCTACGGGTGGGAGGTTATTGCTTGCAAGGCTGGTTGGTACTGGATCtctaatttacattttacatctcATGAATTGTGTGTTTCATCAATGGAATGACATTGAAAATGTCCTGTAGATTTGGCCCACATTCAGATGAGAGGACAAGTCTGGCTTTTAATGTCAGGACTGGAGAATgtgaccccctccccccccccctcacttcAGATGTTCCTCTATGTATGAACAGGGTGACAATTAAAAGCTGAGATTTACGGTCGGTTCCTCAACATATGACCTTACAATAAAGACACACGGAAGTGTACTTCCGCAATCTAATGAAATCCAATACTTCTGCAGCTTTAAAATGCTTGTAAATAACATAATacaattactaaaaaaaaaaaacacttcactgTATCCTAAtcaatattctgcctttacacaATAATGACATTTAGATTTGATCGATACTGTCCGAGTGGTAGGAATTTaacatgtttattgttgtggttggaGTTTGCATCATATGAAAGTGtgtttatattatttaataCAACGTTTAAATAGCTTTAATAGAAAGACCTCTCACTATGATCTAGTGCAATAATACATTGCCGCAAAACTACATATTGCGTAGAACAGACAATCAAATCGGAGCAGTATTGTTTTAGTAAAGTCTTAgattttgatacagctctaTTGGTTTTCATTACATTCTGCAAGTAAATAATGAAGTCTTCATGCAGTGTATAAATCCTTGCTGACAGAGGTTGTCACtgaaccaagaaaaaaaaaaaacatagctcACATCCTTCTTCTGTGTCCTCtacattgggggggaaaaaaaatgtcttctgttGACAAATATGCCATATTATCCTTGCACCTCATCCAAAGTATTGCTCAGTGGAGGTTTTTGACTGACACAAAGGCAAGCCGGGGGAGCTGCAGCAATAATGGATGTCAGTTCTGGCAAAACATGTCCATCCTGCTGAAATTTGATATGGGAAGATGAACCCGGACTGCTCCCCTGCGAAGTTTGTCTGTCCGTTTATTGACGTCGCTTCGGCATTTCATCCACGAATGAGGAGATTAATGAAATATGTCAGCTTTGACACGGGTATGAGGCTATGTAATTGGAGAGATGCATAGATCATatactgtgcgtgtgtgcttatgtgtgtgttttgaccgAAAACTAACCAAATCAATAGTTGGATTTACGAAACCGTGACAGACAGATAATGATGGCACTCACAGAATGTAGATGGTGTACAATGCAGATGTAGTTCTCAAACGTGCGTGTGGGAGACTTCAAGGTGTCAAGCATCGACAACAAGATGCTACGAAGATGAAATGCTGAGTAGCCTCTGACCCAGAGCCTTAGTTCTGGTCTGTCTCGCTTCCCATCGCCAGGCATCGTATCGATCATGACGCTGGCGGCGCTGGCCTATGAGCGCTACATCCGGGTGGTGCATGCCCAGGTGGTGGACTTTCCCTGGGTGTGGCGGGCCATTGCTCACATCTGGCTTTACTCCCTGGCTTGGACTGGGGCTCCACTCCTGGGCTGGAACCGCTACACACTGGAGATCCACCGGCTGGGATGCTCCTTGGACTGGGCATCGAGGGACCCAAATGATGCCTcattcatcctcctcttcctcttcgcTTGTTTCTTCGTACCTGTTGGCATCATGATCTACTGCTATGGGAACATCCTCTACACGGTACAAATGGTGAGACATTCACTTATTTTTATCTGATGCAAAACTTTAATATGAATTATGAATGAGTCAGAATAAGCAGTTGTAAAATCTTGTGAATGGGGAAGGGCTCTTTAAAATTCTTGTAGAGGGAACACAAAACATGGATTGTCCTCAGTAATTAGATGAATGGAACACCATATTGCCACATTCTCTGCAATCACCTGTCTTATGAGTGAAATATTGCCTGAAATATAGTTTGCAACTACTCTATACCGCAATTTTCTGCTCCAGTGTTTCAACTGCATTGCAAACTTGCTGATACAAATGCACTTGGCTGATTCATTGATTGTTAAGAATTCTTGATTGTATGGAATTAATTATTGAGTAAGTGtatcttgaagcaattgagggctctacttggctgcaaccagcagagtaTTGAATCAATTAATTATCAAATTTTGTATAATCAAGCTAGGATATCTGCTCCAATGGCTTTTACTAATAAGGAGTCTTTATTGAGTAGTTGCGCCATCATGAGCTAATTAATTGTACTCATGCTGAAAGATGTACAACGTGTACTTTCATGCcagataggtaggtaggtggAATGGATGTTACTTGGCATTTTCATGAGTTGTGACCttcactgactgactgactgactgctgCCATTTCCAGCTCTATTATCATATAATAAGCTTTTGTGCCTTCTAGCTTTTTCAGTCTGTCTGGTAATAAAAGAGCAAGTATGTGGGCTGTAATGATTACTGCTAAATACTTACGTTAAGCCTGATTATTCCTCCAAAAGTACGAGGCAGATTTGACTCCTGTTTTGTGTGGGTATCTAGCAAATCTGTGAATTCTGTTGATTTGGGCAGGGCAAGCACAAGCACAGAAGTTGTGAAACGTCTCATCTGCAGCATAATGTATAGGCTATTAGATCTCCTCTTCTCACTACCacaagtatttgtatttgtaatgaTGAGCTGCAACACCTCCCAGCTGCAAGTTCCCAGCCTGTCAGTCAAGTCCCCGAAGCGCTCAGAGGGATGACGGGAGCTCATTACACACCACAGCATATGAGAGAGGCTATGAAAATCTTCAAAAGCAAGTACAGTACTCTGAACTTTATGGTGCCAGGAAAATCTCACTACAGATGGAGACGATGTCAGTATGTACACAAACACGGCGCATTcatggaaataaaacaaaaaacagaaccaATTAAGaagaaatccaactttcagacaTGGTGTTTTGTGGAGGTTATCATTTTTAAATgctgaattattttaaattccACCCACACAAAGACATACATTCTAATTATTTGAGTTCAgtcgaaatatatatatatatatatatatatatatataattggaacgtgttggagccataaaattcaataatcaattcatgattatttgctaaaaacaatcaagtttatcagtttgaacatgaaatatcttgtctttgtagtgtattcaatcaaatataggtcgaacatgatttgcaaatcattgtattctgtttttatttatgttgaacacaacgtcccaacttcattgaaattggggttgtatatattaGATtagaaaatgggggaaaacgtgtgttggtggtcaccggtgctcaggacaggagaggacgttcgtttacggcttgcttgaggtatgttcacgtacttttaatacgatacggctcgcaagcaggcaacaaaaacattatgtCACCTAGccagctactgctagcactaacggttgtacgtaaacatgccgccgctccgtcgaatcatgctctaaagtttcggtgtgggtgaagtcatttaattacaataaagcaattgaattacagtaagttagcacccattgtttctgtcatattgcaatgttggtttgatctgactgattagaatacacgatctgactggagcagtgatttccaacctttatggagccaaggaacatatttgacaattgaaaaatc includes:
- the opn3 gene encoding opsin-3, whose product is MNPYNETRSAEPYLFAFATYKLLAFAIGTIGVFGFCNNVLVILLYCKFKRLRTPTNLLLVNISLSDLLVSVVGINFTFVSCVKGGWIWSQATCVWDGFSNSLFGIVSIMTLAALAYERYIRVVHAQVVDFPWVWRAIAHIWLYSLAWTGAPLLGWNRYTLEIHRLGCSLDWASRDPNDASFILLFLFACFFVPVGIMIYCYGNILYTVQMLRSIQDLQTVQIIKILRYEKKVAAMFLLMIFCFLVCWTPYAVVSMMVAFGRKSMVSPAVAIIPSFFAKSSTAYNPLIYVFMSIKFRRCLLQLLCSRLSWLENSFKERPLAPVERPIRPIVVSTSCGGRKRPKKRVTFSSSSIVFIITSDDFRRFDVTSNAESSANVIQLRPL